One Bartonella tribocorum CIP 105476 genomic window carries:
- a CDS encoding addiction module antidote protein, producing the protein MKTTPFKPEEYLEDIEVQQAFLNEAFKTGDAAHIADAIGIVARSQNMRALAKETNRERSGLYRSLSKTGDPKLSTLVAVLSALNLQLFVQSSTS; encoded by the coding sequence ATGAAAACAACCCCATTTAAACCAGAAGAATATCTTGAAGACATTGAAGTACAACAAGCATTTCTCAATGAAGCCTTCAAAACTGGTGATGCCGCTCATATAGCGGATGCCATTGGTATCGTTGCTCGCTCTCAAAATATGCGTGCTTTAGCAAAAGAAACCAATCGCGAACGCAGTGGATTATATCGCTCCTTAAGTAAAACGGGTGACCCCAAGCTTTCTACTTTAGTCGCTGTCTTATCTGCCCTTAACCTGCAACTCTTTGTACAGTCTTCTACTTCATAA
- a CDS encoding type II toxin-antitoxin system RelE/ParE family toxin, translating to MIFIHKTIEFDNWLKKLKDKKAKAIILQRVVRLKQGLLGDVKFFNSIGEVRIHYGAGYRIYFTQKGSDFILLLCGGDKSTQQRDIEQALKLKEEYSDENNPI from the coding sequence ATGATATTCATTCATAAAACGATAGAATTTGATAATTGGCTTAAGAAACTCAAAGATAAAAAGGCTAAAGCGATTATTCTTCAACGTGTTGTACGCTTAAAACAAGGACTTTTGGGTGATGTTAAGTTCTTCAATAGCATAGGTGAAGTACGCATCCACTATGGTGCTGGTTACAGAATTTATTTTACCCAAAAAGGCTCTGATTTTATCCTTTTGTTATGTGGTGGAGATAAATCAACGCAGCAAAGGGATATCGAACAAGCGTTAAAGTTAAAAGAGGAGTACAGTGATGAAAACAACCCCATTTAA
- a CDS encoding N4-gp56 family major capsid protein: MATTHIGTHDPQSVKLWSQKLSNEVLKATKIAPLIGKSSNSIIQLYNETHKSAGDSVTFSLLVNLFGDGVTQGETLEGNEEALQFMNDRLVINELLHAARVANDDSIDQQRILPNLRKKAKEGLVRWYANRLSIMFFLQVCGYTARTISVDGREVYIKPVHYGFNEIMAPSSERIIRPDAKTKDEDLTDKAKHSFSLKLIDEAVKQAKLANPQISPVHVNGDDVYVLYLHPTQVMQLRTNTAAGEWLDIQKSVYATSRAKNPIFDGSLGMYNGVILREAIHVTHGVKSTDHTAVKSVRRAVFLGAQSAIIGFGKNHSATNYTLKEEYFDYEREFGVAAKTLIGMKKTRFQMPNSGQTAQDFGTIVIPTYSGEAAA, translated from the coding sequence ATGGCAACAACACATATAGGGACTCATGATCCGCAATCGGTGAAATTGTGGTCACAGAAATTAAGCAATGAAGTTTTGAAAGCGACGAAAATTGCCCCTCTGATTGGCAAAAGTTCGAATAGTATTATCCAGCTTTATAACGAAACCCATAAGAGTGCAGGGGACAGCGTTACATTCAGTTTGTTGGTCAATCTGTTTGGGGACGGTGTCACGCAGGGTGAAACCTTAGAGGGCAATGAAGAAGCGCTTCAATTTATGAATGATCGGTTGGTAATTAACGAGCTCTTACATGCAGCACGTGTTGCCAATGATGACTCGATTGACCAACAGAGAATCCTCCCGAATTTACGCAAGAAAGCCAAAGAAGGCTTGGTTCGCTGGTATGCCAATCGTTTAAGCATCATGTTCTTTTTGCAAGTATGTGGTTATACAGCCCGTACCATTAGTGTTGATGGTCGAGAAGTGTACATTAAACCGGTTCATTATGGCTTTAATGAAATCATGGCACCAAGCAGTGAACGGATTATTCGTCCCGATGCAAAAACCAAGGATGAAGATCTCACCGATAAAGCGAAACATAGCTTTAGCTTGAAGTTGATTGATGAAGCGGTTAAACAAGCAAAACTTGCCAATCCGCAAATTTCTCCTGTCCATGTCAATGGTGATGATGTTTACGTTCTCTATTTGCACCCAACACAAGTGATGCAATTGCGCACCAATACAGCTGCTGGTGAATGGTTAGATATCCAAAAATCAGTTTATGCGACTTCTCGTGCAAAGAACCCAATCTTTGATGGTTCTCTTGGCATGTATAATGGTGTTATTTTACGCGAAGCTATTCATGTCACTCACGGTGTAAAATCGACAGATCATACAGCTGTCAAAAGTGTGCGTCGTGCGGTGTTCTTAGGAGCGCAGAGTGCAATTATAGGTTTTGGGAAAAATCATAGTGCAACAAATTACACCCTTAAAGAAGAGTATTTTGATTATGAACGTGAATTTGGTGTTGCAGCAAAAACTTTGATAGGAATGAAGAAAACTCGTTTCCAAATGCCAAATAGTGGACAGACAGCCCAAGATTTTGGAACGATTGTTATTCCTACCTACAGCGGTGAAGCCGCAGCGTAA